From Bacillus basilensis, a single genomic window includes:
- a CDS encoding sodium-dependent transporter, producing the protein METRQQWGTRAGFIFAAVGSAVGLGNIWRFPYTAYENGGGAFFLPYLFALLTTGISLLAFEFALGHRHRGSAPLTFFRIHPRAEFIGWWQMCVTFIVSTYYAVIIAWSISYTYFSITGAWGEDTESFLFKEYLQVADKPGQFGGLVPEVLIPLALVWIIVLGVAFKGVKKGIEVVNRIFIPLLVVMFLIIVVRAVTMEGAMQGLDAFFKPDWSRIFDGKVWLAAYGQIFFSLSLAFGIMITYSSYLPKNSDTTNNAFITGFANSGFELLAGIGVFAALGFMANNMGVPVDKVASAGVGLAFVVFPQIINELPMSPLFGVLFFLSLTVAGITSLISLAEVCFAAVSEKFSLSRQKTIGIMGTLLVLVSLVFATRGGLMFLDVVDYFANNFGLITIALVEVVTIGLILRRLPVYQNHANFVSDIKLGTFWRVSLLVITPLMLGYMLIDGTIQNIKKNYGDYPTEFVVTYGWSIAAAFLIVALIISLKKWNAQIHSDSAKLEKEWKDRGVS; encoded by the coding sequence TGGATTTATTTTCGCAGCGGTCGGCTCTGCCGTTGGATTAGGAAACATATGGCGTTTTCCTTATACAGCGTATGAAAATGGAGGAGGCGCATTTTTTTTACCGTACTTATTCGCATTATTAACGACAGGTATTTCATTATTGGCGTTTGAATTTGCTCTTGGGCATCGCCATCGTGGTTCAGCACCACTTACATTTTTCCGTATTCATCCGCGTGCTGAATTTATTGGATGGTGGCAAATGTGTGTAACGTTTATCGTTTCAACATATTATGCAGTAATTATTGCTTGGTCTATTTCCTATACATATTTTTCAATTACTGGTGCATGGGGGGAAGACACGGAATCATTTTTATTTAAAGAATATTTACAGGTTGCAGATAAGCCAGGACAATTTGGAGGGCTTGTACCAGAAGTATTAATCCCGTTAGCTCTTGTTTGGATTATTGTGCTTGGTGTTGCATTCAAAGGAGTTAAAAAAGGAATCGAAGTCGTTAACCGCATTTTCATTCCTTTACTAGTTGTTATGTTCCTTATTATCGTAGTTCGTGCAGTGACGATGGAAGGTGCGATGCAAGGGTTAGATGCATTCTTCAAACCAGATTGGAGTCGTATTTTTGATGGGAAAGTATGGCTTGCAGCTTATGGCCAAATTTTCTTTAGCTTATCTTTAGCATTTGGAATTATGATTACGTATTCTAGTTATTTACCAAAAAACTCAGATACAACAAATAATGCTTTTATTACAGGATTTGCAAACTCAGGATTTGAATTATTAGCAGGGATTGGGGTTTTTGCAGCTCTTGGATTTATGGCAAATAATATGGGAGTACCGGTTGATAAAGTAGCGAGTGCTGGTGTAGGACTTGCGTTCGTAGTATTCCCGCAAATTATTAATGAATTACCGATGTCACCATTATTTGGCGTATTATTCTTCTTATCGTTAACAGTAGCCGGAATTACATCACTTATTTCACTTGCAGAAGTATGTTTTGCTGCTGTATCTGAAAAGTTCAGCCTAAGCCGCCAAAAAACAATTGGAATTATGGGGACGCTTCTCGTACTAGTTTCTCTTGTTTTTGCAACACGTGGCGGGCTTATGTTCCTAGATGTTGTTGATTACTTCGCTAATAACTTTGGATTAATCACAATTGCATTAGTGGAAGTAGTTACGATAGGGCTCATTCTACGCCGTTTACCAGTTTATCAAAACCACGCAAACTTCGTATCTGATATAAAGTTAGGGACGTTTTGGAGAGTGAGTTTACTCGTTATTACCCCGCTTATGTTAGGGTACATGTTAATTGATGGCACAATCCAAAATATTAAAAAGAACTACGGAGACTATCCAACGGAGTTTGTCGTAACATATGGTTGGTCAATTGCAGCAGCGTTCCTTATCGTTGCACTAATCATTAGTCTAAAGAAATGGAATGCACAAATACATTCAGATTCTGCTAAGCTTGAAAAAGAATGGAAAGATCGAGGTGTTTCATAA